Below is a genomic region from Microbacterium sp. KUDC0406.
AAGTCGAAGAACAGTGCCAGCGCGATGACCAGCACGACGATGAGGGCTGCGGTTTCCACCGGTCGCTTTCGTTGAAGATGCAGAGACAGTGCCGACGCTGCCGGCGTGACGAACGAAGAGTTCACCGTGGGTATCAGATCCGTTAATCGGCCCTTCAGAATCCTCCCACCCTGCTCCGCCTCGGTCAACTCGCGCCGGGTAGCGTGGAGGGGTGACCGAGCAGACCACCAGCGCACCCGCGGCGGCGCGCCGCCCCGCGCCCCGCATCCACCACGGCGACACCTTCGACGACCCCTACGAGTGGCTCCGCGCCAAGGACGATCCCGAGGTGATCGCGCATCTCGAGGCGGAGAACGCGCACACCGAGGAGCGCACATCGCACCTCGAGGACCTGCGAGAGCGGCTGTTCCAGGAGGTCAAGGGCCGGGTGCAGGAGACCGATCTCTCGGTGCCGACGCGGCAGGGCGACTGGTGGTACTACGGTCGCACCGAGGAGGGCGCGCAGTACGGCATCCAGTGCCGCACCGTCGGCATCCGGCGACGACTGGACGCCCCCGCAGCTGGTTCCGGGCGAACCGGTGCCCGGCGAGCAGGTGCTGCTGGACGGCAACGTCGAGGCCGAGGGACACGAGTTCTTCTCGCTCGGCGCCTTCGACGTCTCGGATGACGGCACGCGGATGCTCTGGTCGGTGGATGTCGCCGGAGACGAGCTGTACACCGTGCACGCTCGTGACCTGGTGTCCGGCGCAGGCTTCGACGACGTCATCGAGAACACCGGTCAGGCATTCTTCACGCCGGACGGCACCGCGATCCTCTACACGACGCGGGACGAGGCCTGGCGCCCGGACACCCTCTGGATGCACAGTCTCGGGACCCCCGCCTCGGAGGACGTGAAGCTGTTCCACGAGCCCGACGAGCGGTTCTGGCTGGGCGCCGGCATCACGCGCAGCAAGAAGTACCTGGTCGTCGAGATGGGCTCGAAGATCACCAGCGAGGCGCACCTGTTCGACTTCGCCGATCTCGCAGCAGGCGGACATGTGGTCTGGCCGCGCCGCGACGGCGTGGAGTACGAGATCGACCACGCGGTGATCGACGGCGAGGACGTGCTGTACGTGCTGCACAACGACGGCGCCCTCGACTTCGAGCTCGTCGCGGTGCCGGCATCCGACCCGCAGGGCGAGCGTCGCGTGGTGCTGCCGCACACGCCGGGGCGGCGCATCCTCGAGGTGGACTGCTTCCGCGACTTCGCGACGGTCGAGTATCGCCGCGAGGGCCTCGGCCGCATCGGCCTGCTGTCCTACGCCGACGACGCCGTCTCGGAGCTCGACTTCGACGAGCCGCTGTACAGCGCGTGGTTCTCCGGCAACCCGGAATGGCACGTCCCGCTGCTGCGGATGGGCTACGTCTCGTTCATCACGCCGTCGACCGTGCTCGATCTGGATGTCGCCACGGGCGAGCGACTGGTGCGCAAGCAGCAGCCCGTGCTCGGCGGCTACGATCCAGCGGACTACGACCAGCGCAGGCTGTGGGCCACCGCGGACGACGGCGCCCAGGTGCCGATCTCGCTCGTGTGGCGGAGATCGTTCGGCGAGCCGGGCGCCGCGCCGCGCCCGGTGCACCTCTACGGCTACGGCTCCTACGAGTCGTCGATGGATCCCGGCTTCTCCCCGATGCGGCTGTCCATGCTCGACCGCGGCGTGGTGTTCGCGATCGCGCACGTGCGCGGCGGCGGCGAGATGGGCCGGCACTGGTACGACGACGGCAAGATGCTGCGCAAGCGCAACACGTTCACCGACTTCGTCGCCTGCGCGCGGCACCTCGTCGACACCGGTGTGACGACTCCCGAGCGGATGATCGCCGAGGGCGGCAGCGCCGGCGGCCTGCTGATGGGCGCCGTCGCGAATCTCGCGCCCGAGCTGTTCACCGGCATCCTCGCCGAGGTGCCGTTCGTCGACGCGCTCACGTCGATCCTCGACCCCTCCCTGCCGCTGACGGTGGTCGAGTGGGACGAGTGGGGCGACCCGCTGCACGATCCGGAGGTGTACGCCTACATGAAGTCGTACACGCCGTACGAGAACCTCCGGACGGATGCCGCCTACCCGCCGATCCTCGCCATCACCTCGATCAACGACACCAGGGTGCTGTACGTCGAACCGGCCAAGTGGGTCGCCGCGCTGCGCTTCGCCGGCGCGGAGGACGTGCTGCTCAAGTGCGAGATGGCGGCCGGGCACGGCGGCGTGAGCGGACGCTACAACGCCTGGCGCGAGCGCGCGTTCGCCCTCGCCTGGGCGCTGGACCGGCTCGGTCTCGCGGACTGACGCTCTTCGACAGCACCTGGGTCGCTGAGCCTGTCGAAGGGTCCTTCGATCCCCACGCCCCGCTCAGGAACCCGTCAGCCGAACAGCGCCGCGGCCTCGTCGTAACGGCTGCGCGGCACGGTGTTCAGCTCACCGAGGGCGTCCTCGAACGGGACACGCACGATCTCAGTGCCCTGCATGGCCACCATCTGCCCCCAGGCGCCGTCGACGACCGCGTCGGCGGCGTGCAGGCCGAGCCGGGTCGCGAGCACCCGGTCGAACCCGGAGGGCGAGCCGCCGCGCTGGATGTGGCCGAGGATCGTCGCGCGGGTCTCGATGCCGGTGATCCGCTCGATCTCGGGTGCGAGCCGGTCGCCGATGCCGCCGAGGCGTGGGCGGTTGAACGCGTCGAGCCCCTTGTCGCTGTAGGCCTCGTCCATGCCCTCCAGCTTGAAGCCCTCCGAGACCACGACGAGCGGTGCGCGACCCCGGTCGTGCGCGCTCGTGACCAGAGCCGTGATCTCCTCGAGGGTCTGCGGCACCTCGGGGATGAGGATGGCGTGCGCCCCGGCGGCCATGCCCGCGTGCAGGGCGATCCAGCCGACGTGCCGGCCCATGACCTCGGCGACCATGCAGCGCTGATGCGAGTCACCGGTGGTGCGCAGCCGGTCCATGGCCTCGGTGGCGATGTTGACGGCGGTGTCGAAGCCGAAGGAGTAGTCGGTGGCGCGCAGGTCGTTGTCGATCGTCTTCGGCACGCCGATGACGTTGATGCCGTCCTTGGCGAGGCGGTCGGCCGCGGCGAGGGTGCCCTCGCCGCCGATCGCGATGATGCCGTCGATACGGTGCCCGTACAGGGTCTTCGCGATGTTCTCCGCGCCCCCGCGCTCCCCCTCGTACGGGTTCGTGCGGCTGGTGCCGAGGATGGTGCCGCCCACCTTGGACAGACCCTTGACCTCATGGCGGGTGAGCGGGAAGAAGTCGCCGTCGACCACGCCGCGCCAGCCGTCCCGGATGCCGACGAACTCGAGGTCGTACGCGGTGGTGCCCTTGAGCACGATGCCGCGGATGACTGCGTTCAGTCCGGGGCAGTCGCCACCGCTGGTCAGAATGCCGATCTTCATGCTGCTGCCTTCGTGCTTCGGGGAAAGGGTAAAGGCGACGCTGCCTGCTTCCGACCCTAGTGGGCGACGGCATCCGATGCCATTCCACCCGAGCGAAAACCGAGGATCTTGCGGACCTGATCGAGTCGAAACGATGATCTTGCGGTGTTCCGACCACCTCGCACGCAAGAGGGCGTCAAGAACGGATGTTCTTAACGCCCTCTGCGCGGCTGATGACCTCAGGCCGTCAGCAGAGACTCCCGCAGCAGGTGCATGAGCGCACCGAGCTGCACCGACTCCACGCTTCCCGGCTCGATGTTCTCGCCGTCCAGCGCACGACCGGCCAGTCCCTGCTTCTGATCGATGAGCTCGGCGATCTTGGTGTCGATCGTGTGCGCGGCGATGATGCGCCATGCGGTGACCGGCTCGTCCTGGCCGATGCGGTGCACGCGGTCGATCGCCTGCGTCTGCTCGGCAGCGGTCCAGCTGAGCTCGGCGAGCACGACGTTCGACGCGGCCTGCAGGTTCACACCGACGCCGGCCGCAGTGAGCGAGCACACCGCGATCCCGACCTCGGGGTCGGCGTTGAACGCGTCGATCGCCGCCTGACGCGCCGGGGTGGTCTGGTCGCCGCGGATGGACACCGCTCTGATGCCGGATGCGGCGAAGTGCGCCTCGGCCTGGTCCATGACATCGATGTGCTTCGCGAAGAACACGACCTTCTCGACCGAGCGCTGCAGCTGCGCGGCGTAGTCGGCGGCGAGCTGGGCCTTGGCCTGGCCGATGCGGCGCACCATCGTGAAGACGTTGTCTCCCCCGGTGCCGGCGGCCTTGGACTCCTCGAGCTCGTTGTGCGCGACCAGGCGCACGATGTCCTCGTCGATCTCGCCGGCCTCGGACGGGCCGTGTGCTGCCGCGCGGGCCTCGACGATGCGACGGTACTTCGCCGCCATGCGCTCGCCCAGCTCGCGCTCCGCCTCGCGGATTCCCCGGCCGAACTCGTCATCCAGCTGCACGGGCAGATCCGCGATGAGCTTGTCGGGCAGGTCGGCTGCGACGTCCTTCTTCTTGCGTCGCACGATGCCCATCGAGATGACGGCCTCGCGCGCCTCGGCATAGAACGACTTGTCTGCGGGGGTCAGGCCGGTGGCGTCCAGCTTGTCCATCAGCGCCGGCTCCGGCTTCTCGCCGTTGGTCCAGCCCAGGAAGCGCCAGATCGCGTCGAAGTCCTCGACGTCGTTGATCAGCGGTGTTCCGGTGAGGGCGAGCATGAGCGGGTTGGCCTCGCGCTCGCGGATGCGGCTCGCCAGCGCCAGCACGTTCTGCGAGCGCTGCGAGGAGAGGTTCTTGATGAAGTGCGCCTCGTCGACGACCATGCCCTTCAGCCCGATCGAGCTCAGCCACGACAGGTGCCGGTCGAGGATCTCGTAGTTCACGATGAACACGTCGGCGAACGCGTCGATGTCGGCGCCGTCGCCCTGGATCACCGTGGCTCGGCGCTGCGGGGTCCACAGCTCCACCTCGCGCGCCCAGTTCATCTTCACGACGTTGGGCACGACGACCAGCAGCGGGTAGGACTCGGCGACGGATGCCGCCAGCACCGACTGCGCGGTCTTGCCGAGCCCGGGCTCGTCGGCCAGCAGGAAGCTGCGGTGCCCGGCGCGCACCGACTCGATGAAGCGCGACTGGTGCACCATGACCTCGCGGCCCTTGGGCGAGATGTGGTCGTACTCGGGCACCGGAGGCAGCTCCATCGTGGCCGTTCCCCCGCCTGCGCCGGACTCGAACGCCTTGTACAGCGGGCCCATCAGCTCCCAGCCGTCCAGCCGACGGCGGGGCGTCGAGGCCGGACGCGGCGTGAGATCGGGGGCGAGGAAGGGGTTCGCGAGCTGGCGCGACTCCACCGACGGCGGGGTCACCTGCTTCTCGGCGAGAGCGGCGGGCACGACCACCGTGCTCTTCACCGGCGCGATGTCGGTGATGACGAGCTCCTCCGGGGCGAGCTCTGCGCCGGACTCGAGCAGCCAGTCGCGCCGCATGCGCTTGGCCACGGGGCTGGTGGCCTGGTCGGCCTCGAGCAGCTGGATCAGCGACGTGTCGCGCGCAGCGGTCTTGGCGAGGATCGTCGCCACGCCGTCGAGACGCTTGAGCAGTTCAGCACGCGCCGAGTCGGACAGCTCGCCGTCGGCCTTCACCCTGGCGCGCTCCTCGCGCACCAGGAAGGCGATGACCTGGAACTTCACACGATTGGTGGGCCCGAGCTTTCCGCGCTGGGCCTTCGCCTCGATCTCGCGCACCTTGCGGGCGAGGATCGGGATCAGAGGCGCCTCGTCATCGCGACGGGACGTCTTCTTTCGCCGCGGGGCGGCGGTCGCCGTGGTCGGCATGCTCCTCCTGAGCTGAGATATCCGTGCCGAGGATGCTCGGCCGTACCTGTCGTCCGCGGGTGGCGTGCTGCCGGAACGGACTTCCTCCGGATGCGTACTCGCATGGCGACTGCGCACTCGGGCCGATGCCCCGCGACCTCCGGATCGCCGGCGCCGATGCGCAGCAGATGCGCTCGGGCGGGGATCCGCGCAACAGTCTACGCCATTGTGCAGTTCGGACGCGGCGAGCAGCGGCGTGTCAGACGCCGAGAACGCTCTTCGCGGCGGTGACATCGGCGTCGATCTGCGCGATCAGCGCCTCGACGCCCTGGAACGCGACCATGCCGCGCAGCCTGTCGGCGAACTCCACGGTCACGTGATGCCCGTACAGGTCGAGCCCCGTCTGCCCGAGCACGTGCGCCTCGACCTGACGCCGCGGCACGTCGTCGAAGGTCGGGTTGGTGCCGACCGAGATCGCGGCGGGATGCCGGTCGTCGCCGTCGACCAGCCAGCCGGCGTAGACGCCGTCGGCCGGCACCAACGCGTCGACGGTCTCGGAGAGGTTCGCGGTCGGGAACCCGAGCTCGCGTCCGCGCTTGAGACCGTGCACGACCTCGCCGGACACCGACACGGGTCGTCCGAGAACCTG
It encodes:
- a CDS encoding ATP-dependent 6-phosphofructokinase, whose protein sequence is MKIGILTSGGDCPGLNAVIRGIVLKGTTAYDLEFVGIRDGWRGVVDGDFFPLTRHEVKGLSKVGGTILGTSRTNPYEGERGGAENIAKTLYGHRIDGIIAIGGEGTLAAADRLAKDGINVIGVPKTIDNDLRATDYSFGFDTAVNIATEAMDRLRTTGDSHQRCMVAEVMGRHVGWIALHAGMAAGAHAILIPEVPQTLEEITALVTSAHDRGRAPLVVVSEGFKLEGMDEAYSDKGLDAFNRPRLGGIGDRLAPEIERITGIETRATILGHIQRGGSPSGFDRVLATRLGLHAADAVVDGAWGQMVAMQGTEIVRVPFEDALGELNTVPRSRYDEAAALFG
- a CDS encoding DEAD/DEAH box helicase, coding for MPTTATAAPRRKKTSRRDDEAPLIPILARKVREIEAKAQRGKLGPTNRVKFQVIAFLVREERARVKADGELSDSARAELLKRLDGVATILAKTAARDTSLIQLLEADQATSPVAKRMRRDWLLESGAELAPEELVITDIAPVKSTVVVPAALAEKQVTPPSVESRQLANPFLAPDLTPRPASTPRRRLDGWELMGPLYKAFESGAGGGTATMELPPVPEYDHISPKGREVMVHQSRFIESVRAGHRSFLLADEPGLGKTAQSVLAASVAESYPLLVVVPNVVKMNWAREVELWTPQRRATVIQGDGADIDAFADVFIVNYEILDRHLSWLSSIGLKGMVVDEAHFIKNLSSQRSQNVLALASRIREREANPLMLALTGTPLINDVEDFDAIWRFLGWTNGEKPEPALMDKLDATGLTPADKSFYAEAREAVISMGIVRRKKKDVAADLPDKLIADLPVQLDDEFGRGIREAERELGERMAAKYRRIVEARAAAHGPSEAGEIDEDIVRLVAHNELEESKAAGTGGDNVFTMVRRIGQAKAQLAADYAAQLQRSVEKVVFFAKHIDVMDQAEAHFAASGIRAVSIRGDQTTPARQAAIDAFNADPEVGIAVCSLTAAGVGVNLQAASNVVLAELSWTAAEQTQAIDRVHRIGQDEPVTAWRIIAAHTIDTKIAELIDQKQGLAGRALDGENIEPGSVESVQLGALMHLLRESLLTA